One region of Chloroflexota bacterium genomic DNA includes:
- the lysS gene encoding lysine--tRNA ligase, with protein MTGITDEHESRLAKLRALREMGVDPYPPRFRRTHSTAQALAAFDQDGEGSEVTVAGRLVGIRIMGKSAFAHIQDGDGRLQLYFRLDTLGEKEYEFFKRYFDLGDFVGATGTLFRTHTGEVTVHVRSFQMLAKALRPMPEKWHGIRDVEIRYRQRYLDLLANEEARRILLTRTRIVAALRRYLDERGFIEVETPILQPIYGGAAARPFITYHNELKANFYLRIADELYLKRLIIGGLDKVYEIGKDFRNEGISTRHNPEFTQLEVYVAYADYHDMMALVEDMWATAAREVLGSTQITYQGHVIDLTPPWQRITMRQAILDATGIDIEAANDLAALQAQVRERNLALEPQPSYGKLVDELFGEHVVPRLIAPTIVTEYPLEISPLAKTKPGSDKVVERFEFFIGGLELGNAYSELNDPLDQRERFAAQARDRDLGDEEAHPMDEDFLLALEHGMPPTGGLGFGIERMVMIFTDQTSIREVIAFPQLRARE; from the coding sequence ATGACCGGGATCACCGACGAGCACGAGAGCCGCCTGGCCAAACTGCGTGCCCTGCGCGAGATGGGCGTGGATCCCTACCCGCCCCGCTTCCGACGCACCCATTCCACCGCCCAAGCGCTGGCCGCCTTCGATCAGGACGGCGAGGGCAGTGAGGTTACAGTGGCCGGGCGGCTGGTGGGCATCCGCATTATGGGCAAATCCGCCTTTGCCCACATCCAGGATGGCGATGGACGCCTGCAACTTTATTTCCGGCTGGACACGCTGGGCGAGAAAGAGTACGAATTCTTCAAGCGCTACTTCGACCTGGGCGATTTCGTCGGCGCGACAGGCACCCTCTTCCGCACTCACACCGGCGAGGTCACAGTCCACGTGCGCTCCTTCCAGATGCTGGCCAAGGCGCTGCGCCCGATGCCGGAGAAGTGGCACGGCATCCGCGACGTGGAGATCCGCTACCGCCAGCGCTACCTGGACCTCCTGGCCAACGAAGAGGCGCGGCGCATCCTCCTCACCCGCACCCGCATCGTGGCTGCCCTGCGGCGCTACCTGGATGAGCGCGGCTTCATCGAGGTCGAGACGCCCATCCTCCAGCCCATCTACGGCGGCGCGGCAGCACGCCCCTTCATCACTTACCATAATGAACTGAAGGCCAACTTCTACCTGCGCATCGCCGACGAACTTTATCTCAAGCGCCTGATTATCGGCGGCCTGGACAAGGTGTATGAGATCGGCAAGGACTTCCGCAACGAGGGCATCTCCACCCGCCACAACCCCGAGTTCACCCAACTGGAGGTCTATGTGGCCTATGCCGACTACCACGATATGATGGCGCTGGTAGAGGATATGTGGGCCACCGCGGCCCGCGAGGTGCTGGGCTCGACCCAGATCACCTATCAGGGCCACGTCATTGACCTGACTCCACCCTGGCAGCGCATCACCATGCGCCAGGCCATCCTCGACGCCACCGGCATAGACATCGAGGCGGCAAACGATCTGGCGGCGCTCCAGGCCCAGGTGCGCGAGCGAAATCTGGCCCTGGAACCCCAACCCAGTTACGGGAAACTGGTGGACGAACTCTTCGGCGAGCACGTGGTACCCCGCCTCATCGCCCCTACCATCGTCACCGAGTACCCGCTGGAGATCTCCCCCCTGGCCAAAACGAAGCCGGGATCCGATAAGGTAGTGGAGCGCTTCGAGTTCTTCATTGGCGGGCTGGAATTGGGCAACGCCTACAGCGAACTGAACGATCCGCTGGACCAGCGGGAGCGCTTCGCAGCCCAGGCCCGCGACCGCGACCTGGGCGACGAAGAGGCGCATCCGATGGACGAGGATTTCCTGCTGGCGCTGGAGCACGGCATGCCGCCCACCGGCGGACTGGGCTTCGGCATCGAGCGGATGGTGATGATCTTCACCGACCAGACCTCCATCCGCGAGGTGATCGCCTTCCCGCAGTTGCGGGCCCGGGAGTAG
- a CDS encoding M20 family metallopeptidase, which yields MTTTPETMQNLILDAIASYRDEIVDFTKALVAIPTENPPGKSYSACVERIASKLQEIGLDPTILEVPDGPPLHPRYCLLSSYGKGERTLYFHGHYDVVPASSEAQFHPYVKGGELFGRGSSDMKGGLAAMIYAVKALKDCGIALQGRVGLTIVPDEETGGAFGSRYLADAGLLGVDGIGMLMSEPTSGVIWNANRGALSLRVTVKGKPAHVGLHYQGVNAFERMLAVANALLELKAEVESRSTGFAIEPEAARRSILLVGGRCEGGTNFNLVPAECSFTVDRRINPEEDLETEKRRLFALFEGLRGEGMDLDVEILQEGTSAGCSKDDPVAQALAESVEAITGRSPSFEMCPGLLEIRFYAQRGIPAFAYGPGLLSVSHGPDEFVRLADIYNCAAIYALTAVRVLARG from the coding sequence ATGACCACAACACCAGAGACAATGCAAAACCTGATCCTCGACGCCATCGCATCGTACCGCGATGAAATCGTAGATTTCACCAAAGCACTGGTGGCCATCCCCACCGAGAACCCGCCTGGCAAATCATACTCGGCGTGCGTCGAGCGGATCGCCAGCAAGTTGCAGGAAATCGGATTAGACCCCACCATCCTGGAGGTCCCCGATGGCCCACCACTTCACCCCCGCTATTGCCTCCTGAGTTCCTACGGCAAAGGCGAAAGGACGCTCTACTTCCACGGTCACTACGACGTTGTGCCCGCATCGAGCGAGGCGCAGTTCCATCCTTATGTAAAGGGCGGGGAACTTTTCGGGCGCGGTTCGTCGGACATGAAGGGCGGTCTCGCGGCCATGATCTATGCCGTCAAAGCCCTAAAGGACTGTGGCATCGCCCTGCAAGGCAGAGTTGGCCTGACCATCGTCCCCGATGAGGAGACGGGCGGCGCCTTCGGATCGCGCTACCTCGCCGATGCAGGTTTGCTCGGGGTGGACGGCATCGGCATGCTCATGTCGGAACCCACCAGCGGCGTGATTTGGAACGCGAATCGCGGTGCTCTTTCCTTGCGTGTAACGGTGAAGGGCAAACCCGCTCACGTTGGCTTACATTATCAGGGCGTCAATGCATTCGAGCGGATGCTCGCCGTGGCGAATGCACTGCTGGAACTCAAGGCCGAGGTGGAGTCCAGAAGCACAGGCTTCGCCATCGAGCCGGAAGCGGCCCGACGCTCTATCCTGCTGGTGGGTGGACGATGCGAGGGCGGCACGAACTTCAACCTCGTCCCGGCCGAGTGCTCGTTCACGGTGGACCGCCGGATCAATCCCGAGGAGGACCTGGAGACAGAGAAACGCAGGCTATTCGCGCTCTTTGAGGGACTAAGAGGGGAGGGGATGGATCTGGACGTGGAGATCCTCCAGGAGGGGACGTCCGCGGGCTGTTCCAAGGATGACCCGGTGGCACAGGCGCTGGCGGAGAGCGTGGAGGCAATCACGGGGCGGTCGCCCTCATTCGAAATGTGTCCTGGACTCCTCGAGATTCGCTTCTACGCCCAGCGGGGCATCCCGGCTTTCGCCTATGGGCCAGGGCTCTTGTCGGTCTCACACGGGCCGGATGAGTTCGTCCGGCTCGCTGATATCTACAATTGCGCGGCGATCTATGCGCTCACGGCGGTGCGAGTGTTGGCTCGGGGATGA
- a CDS encoding DUF211 domain-containing protein produces the protein MANIRRLVLDVLKPHDPSIVDLAAKLGDLPGVEAVNISIYEIDRKVENAKITLEGSNVVYTEVIKIINENGGTVHSIDEAVAGRLIIDDAATLQD, from the coding sequence GTGGCAAATATCCGGAGGCTGGTTTTGGACGTGCTCAAGCCCCACGATCCTTCCATCGTGGACCTGGCAGCCAAATTAGGCGATCTGCCGGGTGTGGAGGCGGTGAACATCAGCATCTACGAAATAGACCGCAAGGTCGAGAACGCCAAGATCACCCTCGAAGGGTCCAACGTCGTTTACACCGAGGTCATCAAGATCATCAACGAGAACGGTGGCACAGTGCACTCCATTGATGAGGCCGTCGCTGGCCGGCTGATCATTGACGACGCTGCCACCCTCCAAGACTGA
- the greA gene encoding transcription elongation factor GreA yields the protein MAEKPVFLTPEGKRKLQEELEYLRTVRRPQVAENIRQAKEGGDIMENVAYDAAKDEQAFVEGRIMTLEALLKNAVIIEEPTSPGVVTLGSKVTVREGRNPPETFHIVGAAESDPANGRISNESPLGRALMGHKKGDLVYVQTPDGRLVFRLLNVE from the coding sequence ATGGCTGAAAAGCCAGTCTTCCTCACCCCCGAGGGGAAGCGCAAACTCCAAGAGGAATTGGAGTACCTGCGCACGGTGCGCCGCCCCCAAGTGGCCGAGAACATCCGCCAGGCCAAGGAGGGCGGCGATATCATGGAGAACGTCGCCTACGATGCCGCCAAAGATGAACAGGCCTTCGTCGAAGGGCGCATCATGACCCTGGAGGCGCTGCTCAAGAACGCCGTCATCATCGAGGAGCCGACTTCCCCCGGTGTCGTCACCCTGGGCAGCAAGGTAACCGTGCGCGAGGGCCGCAATCCTCCCGAGACCTTCCACATCGTTGGCGCAGCGGAATCTGACCCCGCCAACGGGCGCATCTCCAATGAGTCCCCATTGGGCCGGGCCCTGATGGGTCATAAGAAAGGCGACCTGGTGTACGTCCAGACCCCAGATGGGAGATTAGTCTTCCGTCTTCTCAACGTGGAGTGA